The Candidatus Acidiferrales bacterium DNA segment GGTTAAATATTTTCTGTTTGATCTGATGTCTTTCTGGAATAATTCATAAAGACTTCTCCAAACCCTCCCGGGCTTTCCATCACCGACGGTTCTGCCGTCATATTTTATAACTGGTGCTACAAATAAGGAAGTGCTCAGGAAAAGAATCTCGCTTGCGTTGTAGGCCTCGGTCAGCGGGATGTTCTCTATGCTGACCCGGCTGATAGTTTTTTTCTTTTGAAGATCGGGCGCAAATTCCAGTGCACGTACCAAACTTGTCCCACGCAGAATTTTTTCCTGTGGAGGAACTCTGAGAACACCGTCTTTGCCGATGACAACGACGTTCTTGTTCGAGCCCTCGGTGATGTTGCCGAAGCCGTCGACTGCAATAGCAGAGTCGGCGCCGCTGTTCCTCGCCGCGAGTTCCATCAGAGCGTTCGAAAGATAATCCACGGACTTCACCTGCGGGGAAATCGGTGAGTGCATTCCGGTCGGACTTGTTACGGCAACCATGCCTGTTTTATAATAACGCTCCGGCGGTGCGGACCATTTGTCGAGCAGAATATACAGATTTGGTGAAATTGCTTCATGAGGATAAACGCTCATGCTCCCGTGGCCCCTTGAAAGGAAGAATCTTGCTATGAAATTCTTTTTACCGGAGAGAATCCCGAGTTCTATCGAAAGACCTTTCAACTCCTCCTGTGTAAATGGCGGCTGTATACCTATGGATTTCGCGGAGAAGAAGAATCGTTCGATGTGCTGGTTAAGCAAGTAATAATTTCCGTCGATGCAGAGCGCGTTGTCAAACACACCGTCGCCCCGGTGAACAATGTGGTCGTCGATTGGAACCGACATTAAAAACCGGTCGCGCGTAAATCCGCCTAGAAAAGTCGAATAAAAAACATAGAAATTTTCGGAACCTGAAATTTCCCTTCGCGGATCAGAATATTTAATTTCATTCAAGGGGGACTTCATCTCTGTTCCTTCGTTATCGCGATATGCAGGGGCGGCTTTCCATGAACCTCGGAATTTACTTTCATCGAAAGGCCGAATAAGTCGATGAATCCCTCCGCTTTCTTTTGATCGTAAATGTCATCCTTCGAAAAAGTGGCCAGATCTTCTTGATAGAGCGAATAAGGGCTCCTTCTGCCGGCGACGATGATATTGCCCTTGTAGAGCTTCAATCGGATCGTACCGGACACGAAGCGCTGCGTGGAATCGAGAAAAGCATCTATTGCTTCTCTCAACGGGGTATACCACTGGCCGTTGTAGACCAGCTCGGCGTATCTTTGTGCAATCATATCCTTGTAATGTAAGGTATCTTTATCGAGCACAATATGTTCTAGTTCGCTGTGAGCGGCGTAGAGAATTTGGCCGCCCGGAGTTTCGTAGACTCCGCGTGATTTCATTCCGACTAATCGGTTCTCAACAAGATCAACTCTTCCGATAGCGTTCTTTGCCCCCATCTCGTTAAGTTTCTCGACAAGTTCGAGCCCGTCGTGCTTCCTGCCGTTCATGCCGACAGGGACTCCGCCTTGAAATTCGATTTCTACGTATGTCGGTTTATTAGGTGCTTTCTCCGGCGATTTCGTTCTGATGAACATGTCGGCCTTCGGCTCATTCCAGGGATCTTCAAGGTCGCCCCCTTCATGGCTGAGGTGCCAGAGGTTTCCGTCTCTGCTGTAGATTTTTTTTAGTGTCGCTTTGATCGGGACGTTATGCGATTTTGCATATTCGATTGCGTCTTCTCGTGAACGGATTTTCCATTCTCTCCATGGTGCAATGATCTTCAGGTGGGGGGCGAAAACCTTATAGGTGAGTTCGAATCTTACCTGGTCGTTCCCTTTTCCCGTACACCCGTGCGCTAGCGCATCTGCTCCCTCTTGTTCCGCAATCTTGGCTTGGTATTTAGCGATAAGAGGCCTTGCGATCGACGTCCCGAGCAGATACTTCCTCTCATATATTGCGTTCGCTTTAATAATCTTGAACAAAAAATCTTCGACAAATTCCTTTCTAAGGTCGAGAAGATAAAACTTGTCGGCTCCGGTTTTTTTTGCCTTCTGTTCCAGACCTTCTAGCTCCTCGTCACCCTGCCCTATGTTTGCCGCAAAAGCGATGACCTGGCATTTGTAAGTTTCTTTTAGATATGGAATAATAATGGAGGTATCAAGCCCGCCGGAATAAGCAAGCACTACCTTTTTGACGCTGTGCAATTCAATTCTCCTGTTTTGAAAATGAAATTTACTAAATGACAGATTTAATTAATATTTATATATGAAAAAAAATTAAGATATTTTTTGAAGGTAAAATGCTTGACTAAGAGCCATGATTCCATTAAACTTAAAGCAACAAAAACCTCGAAAACCTGGAAAGGAGGAAAAAATGAGAAAATCGATGCGTGCAGTTCTCGGGCTCATGGTTGCATCATTGATTATTGCAGGGTGCACAAAGTATGCTGACAAAGATCAGGTGCAGCAAATGACCGATATGAAGAACCAGATTTCTTCACTCCAACAGCAAATTCAAACTGCACAACAGCAAAATTCAGATCTCAAGAAGCAAATTTCAGACAAGCAAGACCAGATGAAAAAATTGCAGGACAACGAGCAGTTCTTACAGCAAAAGCTGCAAGCCGCTCACCCTGACACAACACAACATTAAAAGGAGCCATAGATGAAAAACTTTATGTTATTGGCAGTAGTCGCGATGTTATTCGCGATTTCCTCTGTGGCCTCCGCACAGGATACCACACAACAGGAAATGAAGTTTGACGACTGGCAGGCTCAGATGACAAGTCTGACTGCACAGCGTGATTCGTTAAAGATGGTGCTAAGTGGTCTCGATTCTAATAATGCCGCTTTGAAAAGTCAATTGGCAAGTCTTGATCAACAGTACCAATCCGAGATGCAGAAATATTTGGGCATGTTGGGCGTTACGCAGGCAGATATGACTGCATTTGATCAAGCGCTTACTACACTTGCGGGACAGATTGACAGTTACAACAAGATGGCGGATCAAGATCTCTGCGCTCATCAAACCGAAGTTAAAGCCGTTGGAACTCAGCTTGATTCGATGAAGGCGAGCAAGATGGCGCTGGCTGCGGAGTTTTACTCACGGGTTCAAGACCTTGCAAACAGCTATGCCCAGCTGCAGGCAAGAATTGCCAATTGCGCTGAGATGGCGATGAAGACCTACACGGTCGGCACATGGGCACGAAATCGCGATTGCCTGTGGAATATTTCTAAGAAGCCGAAGATCTATGATGATCCTTGGAAATGGCCGAAGATTTACGTAGCCAATCGTGATCAGATAAAAAATCCCGATCTCATTCATCCAAAGGAGATTCTTAAGATTCCGGCAAACGGGCCTCTGAGCAAGGAAGAAAGCGCTGCGGCTAAAGCATACTACGCCAAAAAGGCGAGAATGTCGAGAACTGGCACGGGAGAATAGACTTTCCTTCTGAGAAGGTAATTAGACGGTTAGTTTGAATCTTTATCACTGCGCTTCTGTTAGAAAATTCTTCGAACAGGAGCGCTTTTTATTTTCCCACCAAAAAGATTTCATGATCCGATGGATATTGTAGAGAAACGTATAAAAATGTCGGGCGTCGATGCGCTTTCACTCCTGGGTATCAACGATTCGAACCTGCAAATCATTTCCGACAGGTTCGATGCCAATATCGTGGTACGAGGCGACAGCATATTCATAAAGGGTGAAGAATCGGAAACAGATCGAGTTGAGAAAGTTTTCAAAGAGCTGATGTACGTACTGGACAAAACCGGTTCTTTGAAATCCGACGACGTCGTCACAGTCGTAGAGCTTGTTTCCGGTGAAGGCTCAAAGCAGGAGCCCGGCGATTCACAGGAAGTCGTGGTGCTGTCAGCCAGGAACGATCTCATCAAGCCTAAGACGCCTGGACAAAGGCAGTTTGTCCGGGCCGTAAAAAAGAATGATGTGGTTTTTGCCGTCGGACCTGCCGGAACGGGAAAGACTTACCTTGCGGTCGCCATGGCGATTGCCGGACTGAAAAACAGGGAGGTTCAGAAAATTGTCCTGACTCGTCCGGCGGTCGAAGCCGGCGAGAGCCTCGGCTTTCTCCCCGGTGATCTGAAGGAGAAAGTCATACCATATTTGCGTCCGCTGTACGACGCGCTCGATGATATGCTTCCGCAGGACAAATTGAAATTGTATGTCGAGAAAAATGTTGTTGAGATTGCGCCGCTTGCCTACATGAGAGGGCGGACTCTAAACAATTCTTTCGTGATCCTGGACGAAGCACAGAACGCCTCCAGCATGCAAATGAAAATGTTCCTGACGCGGCTCGGGGTCAGCTCGAAAGCGGTCGTCACCGGCGATATCACACAAATCGATCTTCCTCAGAAGAGCATGAGCGGACTCGTGGAAATCCAGAAGGTGCTCAAAGGAGTTAATGGGGTCAGCTTCGTTTATCTCGAAAAGGCCGACGTTGTCAGGCATAAACTTGTCAAAGACATCATCGACGCTTACGAGAAGTACAATAGTTGGGACGGCAAGGACTGAAGCCGATTAAAAGCTTATAATTTGAAATTTATCCAGCGGACATCTTCCGGGGAAATCTTTTGAGACTCGTATTTAGCAATGAGTTGTTTTATATTGTTTTTTGATTTTCATTTCGGAACACAATCATAGCAGTAAGTTTTAGAAAACTGAAGTAATGACCAGGAAATTTATTTTTGCCGCGATTTTTTTTATCTATGCCACTGCGCTTGCAGGTAATCGAGTATTAATTGTCTATGAGGGGAAAGACAGCACCGGCAACCCTGCAAAAGGAGACGGACTTCAGTTGTACCAGCTTCTCGGACATTTCGATCTTGAGAAAACTGTGGTAGCCGCTGATGATTACAAAGCGGGTGAAGCAAATAAATATGACTATCTCTTCTTCACCGGATTTTCTCCGAACTGTATTCCTCCCGATAAGTTTCTTGACGATGCTTACAATTTCAAGGGGACGCTGATTTGGCTCGGCA contains these protein-coding regions:
- a CDS encoding argininosuccinate synthase is translated as MHSVKKVVLAYSGGLDTSIIIPYLKETYKCQVIAFAANIGQGDEELEGLEQKAKKTGADKFYLLDLRKEFVEDFLFKIIKANAIYERKYLLGTSIARPLIAKYQAKIAEQEGADALAHGCTGKGNDQVRFELTYKVFAPHLKIIAPWREWKIRSREDAIEYAKSHNVPIKATLKKIYSRDGNLWHLSHEGGDLEDPWNEPKADMFIRTKSPEKAPNKPTYVEIEFQGGVPVGMNGRKHDGLELVEKLNEMGAKNAIGRVDLVENRLVGMKSRGVYETPGGQILYAAHSELEHIVLDKDTLHYKDMIAQRYAELVYNGQWYTPLREAIDAFLDSTQRFVSGTIRLKLYKGNIIVAGRRSPYSLYQEDLATFSKDDIYDQKKAEGFIDLFGLSMKVNSEVHGKPPLHIAITKEQR
- a CDS encoding PhoH family protein — protein: MDIVEKRIKMSGVDALSLLGINDSNLQIISDRFDANIVVRGDSIFIKGEESETDRVEKVFKELMYVLDKTGSLKSDDVVTVVELVSGEGSKQEPGDSQEVVVLSARNDLIKPKTPGQRQFVRAVKKNDVVFAVGPAGTGKTYLAVAMAIAGLKNREVQKIVLTRPAVEAGESLGFLPGDLKEKVIPYLRPLYDALDDMLPQDKLKLYVEKNVVEIAPLAYMRGRTLNNSFVILDEAQNASSMQMKMFLTRLGVSSKAVVTGDITQIDLPQKSMSGLVEIQKVLKGVNGVSFVYLEKADVVRHKLVKDIIDAYEKYNSWDGKD
- a CDS encoding aminotransferase class IV, giving the protein MNEIKYSDPRREISGSENFYVFYSTFLGGFTRDRFLMSVPIDDHIVHRGDGVFDNALCIDGNYYLLNQHIERFFFSAKSIGIQPPFTQEELKGLSIELGILSGKKNFIARFFLSRGHGSMSVYPHEAISPNLYILLDKWSAPPERYYKTGMVAVTSPTGMHSPISPQVKSVDYLSNALMELAARNSGADSAIAVDGFGNITEGSNKNVVVIGKDGVLRVPPQEKILRGTSLVRALEFAPDLQKKKTISRVSIENIPLTEAYNASEILFLSTSLFVAPVIKYDGRTVGDGKPGRVWRSLYELFQKDIRSNRKYLTPLKHN